GGCACTGTGGACGCTGGCGGTGGCCATCGACTACCTGGCGGGAAAGCTCCGCTACCTCACACCGGGCCTGGGCCGCTCGCCGCCCGCGGAGTTGCCGAGCGCGGCCGAGCACCTGGCCGAACGCCACCGGCAGTTCTTCATCATCGCGCTCGGCGAGTTGATCCTGGTCTCCGCTTCAACCCTCGGCGGCAGCGGCTTCGCGCCCGACCGGACTGCGGCGTTCCTGGTGTCGATCGCCACCACGGTGCTGCTCTGGCGTATCTACATCTACCGCGCCGGGGAGTTGTCGGCCGGCGCCATCGCGGGCTCCCCCGATCCTGCCCGCCTCGGCCTGTCGGCCTTCTACGCCCACCTCGTCATGGTCGCCGGCGTCGTCGTCACCGCGGTCGGCGCGGAACTCGTCATCGCCCATCCGTCCGGGCACCCTCAAACGGCCTGGATCGCGGTCATCCTCGGCGGACCCGCGCTGTTCCTGGCCGGGCGCGCCCGCTTCGAGTACGCGGTCTTCAGCCGGGTGTCCCGGGATCGACCGATCGGGCTGCTCGCGTTGGCCGCCCTGGCACCGGTGATGCTCCTCGTACCACCGCTCGTGGCCGCCCTCGCCGCCACCGCGGTCCTGGCCGGGGTCGCCATCTCGGACGCCGCCCGCGCGCGAGGGCACCCACCTGAGCCGCCGTCACCACCCGGATAGCCTGGCGCGTCCGCTCCCCGCATCGCCGCAGGGCAACAACGACGACAGGAGCTTCATGGACCAGCTGACCCGCCGCGCCCGCGACCTCGGGATCGTCGTGGGGGCGCTGCCCACCGGGCGGGACAACGCGATCACCGACGTCGGCGGAGTCCTGGTCGGGCACACCACCATCGACGACGGCGCCGACCTGCACACCGGCGTCACCGCCGTCGTACCGAGTCAGCTCGGCCCCGGACGATGGACCCTGCCGGCCGCCGTGTACACGGGCAACGGCTACGGGAAGCTCGTCGGCTCGACGCAGGTGGACGAACTCGGCGTACTGGAGTCACCGATCGTCCTGACCGCCACGCTGTCCGTGTTCCGGGCCGCGGACGCGCTGCTGGGTCACCTGATGGACCGTCGCCCCGACGGTCTGTCGTTCAACCCGCTGGTCGGCGAGACCAACGACGGCCACCTCTCCGACATCCGCCGCCGCCCGATCACCGAGGGACACGTGCTCGCCGCCGTCGTGGGGGCTTCCGGCGGGCCACCGGCGGAGGGCTGCGTCGGGGCCGGCACCGGCACCACGGCGCTGGGCTTCAAGGGCGGCATCGGCACGTCGTCGAGGACGGTACGGGTCGGCGACCGACCGGGGACGATCGGTGCGCTCGTCCAGTCGAACTTCGGCGGCGTGCTCACGGCGCTCGGCGTACCGCTGCCGGTCGGTGAAATGATCCCGAACGCCGACCGGGCCGAACCGTCCGGCAACTCCTGCATGATCGTCGTCGCCACCGACGTACCCCTGGATGCCCGGCAGCTCGGACGACTCGCCCGGCGGGCGGTCTTCGCGATGGGCCGGGTCGGGGCGTCCTACAGCAACGGCAGCGGTGACTACGCGATCGCGTTCAGCACGGCCGAGCCAGACCAGCGACCAATCCCCGACGGCGAGATCAACCCGGTCTTCGCCGCCGTCCTGGACTCGGTCGAGGAGGCGCTGCTCAACTCGCTCTTCACCGCCGCCACCACCACCGGTGTGGCCGGTCGTACCAGTCACGCAGTGCCAC
Above is a window of Micromonospora coriariae DNA encoding:
- a CDS encoding P1 family peptidase, producing MDQLTRRARDLGIVVGALPTGRDNAITDVGGVLVGHTTIDDGADLHTGVTAVVPSQLGPGRWTLPAAVYTGNGYGKLVGSTQVDELGVLESPIVLTATLSVFRAADALLGHLMDRRPDGLSFNPLVGETNDGHLSDIRRRPITEGHVLAAVVGASGGPPAEGCVGAGTGTTALGFKGGIGTSSRTVRVGDRPGTIGALVQSNFGGVLTALGVPLPVGEMIPNADRAEPSGNSCMIVVATDVPLDARQLGRLARRAVFAMGRVGASYSNGSGDYAIAFSTAEPDQRPIPDGEINPVFAAVLDSVEEALLNSLFTAATTTGVAGRTSHAVPHAAVIRRLSAAGRLAEPA
- a CDS encoding low temperature requirement protein A: MSHRTGEPMTTSRAGKLLRKPGDPQRATFLELFFDLAFVYVLTQLSQVLSRDLTWRGAFHTLVLLLAVWWVWCSTATVPDRFDPQRPTIQLLVIATLVGSLVMAVALPAVFGAQGLVFAGAYVAVQVGRSLGLLVALRGHELQRGALRVVIWFCASAVPWIAGALVHGTAREALWTLAVAIDYLAGKLRYLTPGLGRSPPAELPSAAEHLAERHRQFFIIALGELILVSASTLGGSGFAPDRTAAFLVSIATTVLLWRIYIYRAGELSAGAIAGSPDPARLGLSAFYAHLVMVAGVVVTAVGAELVIAHPSGHPQTAWIAVILGGPALFLAGRARFEYAVFSRVSRDRPIGLLALAALAPVMLLVPPLVAALAATAVLAGVAISDAARARGHPPEPPSPPG